The Nicotiana sylvestris chromosome 6, ASM39365v2, whole genome shotgun sequence genomic sequence TCGATGTGATgttttgtttgggatttttttGGGTGGAGAAAGGATTTCATTAATAAGAAAGAGTTAGTACACAAGCTATGATCcaggatttaatttaaaaggttaAAGGTTTTAAGTTCTTTGAAAATATGGGTAAAAAACTGGACAATTGACATATGCAAGGAATCTTGGGGCAGCTATCTTCTCAGGAAAGAGTCAAGGATATATGACTGGGTGCTTGTATTTTGGGGATTTCTTATAGTGATTAATTTTTCGCTTcagtttgtttctttgtttcCTAACAAAATTCTACATTTTTGCAGATGGACAGTACATGATGGAAGTCGACCGAGTGCTCAGACCAGGGGGCTACTGGGTACTTTCAGGTCCTCCAATTAACTGGCGGAATAATTATCAAGCGTGGCAGCGTCCCAAAGAGGAGTTGGAGGAGGAACAGAGAAAGATTGAAGAAATAGCTGAACTTCTCTGCTGGGAAAAGAAGCATGAGAAAGGTGAGATTGCCATATGgagaaaaagagtaaacaatGAGTACTGCAGGGAACGTGATTCTCGTGTAACTCTATGTGAATCCTCGAATGCAGAAAATGTCTGGTAAATTCTTGCACCTTACAATATATTAttctataaatattttaaataaccaAAGTGATGGAGATtgtcttctttcttcctccttgTTCTGTTGAGGCATATTAGATAAAGTCTCAAGTACTTGCTTTAAGATTCTAGTCACTTTCTTTGCGTCACAATTGACTTTGAGTTGTAAAGCAATGTGATTATATTGTGGTAGATTTAGTTTTCAGTAATATATGTATGTGAATGTTGCTTCTTGTTGCCATGTTCTATGTCTTGTAGTCGTTATGTCCATGCCTGCAAGGACTTGCTAATTTTGGTCTGAATTTTCCAtgccaaaaaatagttttatgttCCTGCTTCAGTAATTGTGGAGTAAATGAAGGATGTTGAAACCACAAAGATATCTGGTGAATGATTGTTCTATGGAAAACAGAAACTTTTTATAACATTGAAGTGCATAACATTTTGAATATCCACCAACAATCTGAGGTTTATGTTTGAATAAGTTGATTTGGTGATACATTTGATCTTTTGATTGTTGATTGCCCTTCTAAGTACTCAATATTAAACCAATATTCGAGGGTTTTAGGTATAAGAAGATGGAGGCATGTGTAACTCCTTATCCTCAGACAACTAATTCAGACGAAGTTGCTGGTGGGGAACTTAAGCCGTTCCCACAGAGACTTAATACTGTTCCTCCGAGAATAGCAAGTGGATTTGTCCCTGGATTATCTGTTGAGTCATTCCAGGAGGACAACAAGTTATGGAAAAAGCATGTGAATTCTTATAAGAGAGTTAATAAAATCGTCGACAGTGGGAGGTATCGAAATATACTGGATATGAATGCTGGCCTAGGAAGTTTTGCTGCAGCACTTGAATCACCCAAGTTATGGGTCATGAATGTTGTTCCaaatatagctgaacaagacACTCTTGGAGTTATATATGAACGAGGCTTGATTGGAATATATCATGATTGGTAAACTTTCTGaagctctcttttttttttttttttttttttctcattgcACTCTAGCATCATTGCCATCTATTTGTTAGTTGTCTTTTTGATGGTGGATTGTGGAAAGCGAACATGTGAAAAGTTTGATAATTCATTTTGGCTGTTAGCAATATTTCATACGAAAGATTGTTTCCTTCTTAATTTTGCTGGGATTGCATTAGAACACTCGGCATGGAACTTTTAGAAATTATTGTCCAATTAAGCAGCTACCACATCATCATCTATCTGTGATTATCCCAAGGTTAAAGTTCTTAATTCAGTCAGTCAAGGAATTCCTCACTACCAAACTAGTTTGGTCGGCTGTACGAATCCTCTATTCCATTCCTCTCTTCGAATCTTTCACTCCGATACTGATAAATAAATTGCCTTTGGATCTTTCTCATTACATTCTTTCCCACCAGTTAATTGTCATGCCATcaagtttccactattttaccACTGAGTAGTTAATGCTTCCCTACAATGAGTATTGAAAGTCCTCAGCCAGCATAAGGTTGAACCTGTTACTGATAACAGCATTCTGTATATACCTTCATACAGAAGAGGAATATAGATTTCCCTGCGAAGGGAAGACTTGCACCAACCATTTTTTCATCAACTTGTGGAGTTAGCTTTTAGGACTCTGGCAATATCTAGGTCCTTTAGTGTGCTTTTGACCTTTAGTGCTTCTGGCTAAAATTGTAATGCCCTTTCATATAAACATCAAAGATAGTATTCCCAGTCACCAGCTTGCATGTTTCAGCATTCTCTTTTGTCTTTTAGAACATGACTGGCCTACATCTTCTCTTGACTAGAGTACTCCCACCTCGTACTTGAACTCTATATGGTAGCTTAAGTTTTGACTTCTAATATATGGAGATTTTGCATCGCATCTTGAGTGTGTGATTGCTGAAATTACAAATTGATAAACTAAACCTTCTCTCCCTCCTTCTAGTATCCGATTTACGTTCTTTCTCTTTTCTGACATTGCCTTCCCCTAGAAGTATCTTTTATATATCTTAGTTAACCTTCTTTCCGACCTTGGATTCAGGTGTGAAGCCTTCTCTACATATCCTCGGACATATGACCTTATTCATGGAAATGGAGTTTTCAGCTTATACAAAGACAAGTAAGTTCTTTACACTAATTCATATATGAATAAGGTATAATTCTTTACACTAATTCATGTATGAACAAGGTAAAATTTATGATTATGTCAATTTTGCCAATCCGGCAAGACTAGTATATCAACATTATACCCCGAAAGCTATTTGTTCTTAAATTTCTTAACTGGGAATAAATTTTAAAAGTGGTGCAAAATGATTCTATTTGTGCAGATCACCTTAGTGTAACGTAACGTGAAGCTAGatctttttaatttaatttgtgGAGAAATTAGTCTTCATGGGAGCCAACTTCCTGTGATAATAGGGTGAGGAGGAACATCCACATAGAAAGGAGATGTTTGCCATATTTTTATGTTTCATCCGAAAATTTGAACACAAGGGGGAAAATAATTAGTCAATGTCCATCCATACCTGTCATAATAGTTTCAGCGATGATAATTCAATAAAGAACACTCAACCAATACGTGCTTCAAGTTAGATCTTGTTAAACTTTCTAATTATGCCATATGTGAATGCAGATGTAATGCTGAAGACATTTTACTAGAGATGGATAGGATTCTTAGACCAGAAGGTGCAGTCATATTGCGAGACCATGTAGATGTCCTCACTCAAGTGAAAAGAATTGCGTCTGGTATGAGGTGGAACATAAAAATGGTGGATCATGAGGATGGTCCTCTGATCCCTGAAAAGGTGCTATTTGCTGTTAAAAAATATTGGGTTGTAGGGGATAACAAGTCAACTGTCTCAGAGTGAATAGCATTGGCTTAGCAGCATTTTTGGCAGATAATAGCAGAGCAGCTGATGCTGCAGTATTTGGTTCATTGCCAGAGTTAATATTATTCTTTTACCACTGGAGTTCAGATTGATGAATGAAGCACAGAAGTCTGATAATTGTCATGGTAACCATTTCTCATTTTCCATTTTGACAGTTGCAGAACAGAAAATGAGTAGGTTACTCATGGCTAGTTTATTTTCTTACTAGGCTTCCTTTTTATTGTTGCTTATTATCATTAGCattattgcttttatttctttAGTTCATTCATGGGTTGTATCATATCTTTTCAGCAATTTTGCTGTGATTCCAGCCAAGTAAATTGAACTTTTATGGTAAAAGATCAAGTTCTCTCTTTTGATGTTATGAATATTTTAGATATTCTCAAAGTAATCTTTTCTTTATCGGATACTATGATGCCAAGACGCGCTTTGGGATAACAAAATATAAAAGCACATGATTAGTCAATCAAATCCTTACTGTGGCTTCCTAGAGGAAGAGCCTTGACGCAACGGCAAAATTTACTACCATATCACCAGTAAGTCGCGGGATCAAGCCGTTAAAACAATCTCTTTCAGATGTAGCCGATTGAGTGTTCAAATTCAATTCAACTCAGTAAAGGAATACAGATGCAAGCACCTGCTCCAATATTTTCTTCCATTGTTTGTTGCTGTACTTTCTTAGCCACCTTGGCATATATCTAACAGTAGAGACAAAAGAAAACATTAATGTACAATCAACCTGTAATCTTGATACAGCCAAAGAGCAACCAAATGATTGAACTACATAAATCATGAAGGTAGTAGATATAGTATTAGGAAATAGAATTTCAAGTTATCAGCATTTATTATGACGCTAATGCTGGTGTCCTACTTTAGGGCTCACTTGAATGAGTGGtggaattttatttttgtttttctgagTTTTCTTTCGAGCCACTTCTTAATCTGCAGCCAATTTCTAGACCCCATTaacatttattacatattttacaTGGATCCATATCCATACTTTCTTATTGATATACTGACCATTTAAACTGCAATTTGTTAATGTCAAAAGATGGAAGATCTTATCATTAGTCAAAAA encodes the following:
- the LOC104231470 gene encoding probable methyltransferase PMT2, whose translation is MATKGNPGDNRSRSPLSSLFIVAGLCCFFYLLGVWQKSGFGKGDSIALEITKKAEDCGILPNLEYETHHGNQSSSFDDPNQEIKEIEPCAEQYVDYTPCHDQMRAMTFPRENMNYRERHCPPEEEKLHCLIPAPKGYVTPFPWPKSRDYVPFANAPYKSLTIEKAVQNWVQYEGNVFRFPGGGTQFPNGADAYIDQLASVIPIDNGTVRTALDTGCGVASWGAYLFKKNVLTMSFAPRDSHESQVQFALERGVPAVIGVLGTIKLPYPSRAFDMAHCSRCLIPWGANDGQYMMEVDRVLRPGGYWVLSGPPINWRNNYQAWQRPKEELEEEQRKIEEIAELLCWEKKHEKGEIAIWRKRVNNEYCRERDSRVTLCESSNAENVWYKKMEACVTPYPQTTNSDEVAGGELKPFPQRLNTVPPRIASGFVPGLSVESFQEDNKLWKKHVNSYKRVNKIVDSGRYRNILDMNAGLGSFAAALESPKLWVMNVVPNIAEQDTLGVIYERGLIGIYHDWCEAFSTYPRTYDLIHGNGVFSLYKDKCNAEDILLEMDRILRPEGAVILRDHVDVLTQVKRIASGMRWNIKMVDHEDGPLIPEKVLFAVKKYWVVGDNKSTVSE